A stretch of Acetobacteroides hydrogenigenes DNA encodes these proteins:
- the glmM gene encoding phosphoglucosamine mutase, whose protein sequence is MALIKSISGIRGTIGGTPGNGLSPIDVVKFTAAYAQWLKESLKKNDLKVVVGRDARISGPMVSNLVIGTLMGSGINVVNADLATTPTVELAVTMENADGGIILTASHNPKQWNALKLLNSRGEFLSDADGKRILAIAENDAFNFAEVDDLGEVKNQPSFNQKHIDSVLALSTVDVDAVRSAKFKVVVDAVNSVGGVVIPELLEKMGVEVVKLYCVPNGQFPHNPEPLPEHLVDIAELVVKEKADMGIVVDPDVDRLAFVCEDGSMFGEEYTLVAVADYLLSIKKGNVVSNLSSSRALKDIAIKHGVEYAASAVGEVNVVAKMKEVGAVIGGEGNGGVIYPESHYGRDALVGVALFLTHLAKSGKTCLELRKTYPSYHISKNKIELTPAIDVDDVLLKMKGKYADYQINDIDGVRIDIENRWVHLRKSNTEPIIRIYSEAPTVAEADAFAGQIISDIRSVCNL, encoded by the coding sequence ATGGCATTAATAAAATCTATTTCTGGCATTAGAGGTACTATTGGAGGTACCCCAGGAAATGGTCTGAGCCCTATTGATGTAGTAAAGTTTACTGCAGCATATGCGCAATGGCTGAAAGAGTCGCTAAAGAAAAACGACCTTAAGGTTGTTGTAGGACGAGATGCTCGTATTTCGGGCCCTATGGTGAGCAACCTAGTAATTGGAACCCTGATGGGGAGTGGCATTAATGTAGTTAATGCCGATTTGGCAACAACTCCTACTGTAGAGCTTGCTGTCACTATGGAAAACGCGGATGGAGGTATAATCCTTACAGCAAGCCATAATCCGAAGCAGTGGAATGCTCTTAAGCTGCTTAATAGCCGAGGGGAATTTCTATCGGATGCAGATGGGAAGCGTATTCTTGCAATTGCAGAGAACGATGCGTTTAATTTTGCAGAGGTTGATGACTTAGGAGAGGTTAAGAATCAGCCTTCGTTTAATCAAAAGCATATAGATTCCGTTCTTGCTCTTAGCACAGTTGATGTTGACGCTGTTAGGAGCGCAAAGTTTAAGGTTGTAGTTGACGCTGTTAACTCAGTTGGTGGTGTGGTTATTCCTGAATTGCTCGAGAAAATGGGAGTTGAGGTGGTAAAACTATACTGCGTACCCAATGGCCAATTCCCTCATAATCCAGAACCTCTTCCAGAGCACTTGGTGGACATCGCGGAGCTGGTTGTAAAGGAAAAGGCAGATATGGGAATTGTTGTAGACCCTGATGTTGATAGACTTGCCTTTGTTTGCGAAGATGGATCTATGTTTGGAGAGGAGTATACTCTTGTTGCAGTTGCCGATTATCTGCTTTCTATCAAGAAAGGGAATGTAGTATCTAATCTTTCATCTTCGCGAGCACTTAAAGATATAGCCATTAAGCACGGTGTGGAATATGCCGCTTCGGCAGTTGGAGAGGTTAATGTTGTTGCCAAGATGAAGGAAGTCGGTGCTGTTATCGGCGGAGAGGGCAATGGAGGAGTTATCTATCCTGAAAGCCATTACGGTCGTGATGCTCTTGTTGGGGTTGCGCTATTCCTCACTCACCTGGCAAAAAGCGGGAAAACCTGCTTGGAACTTCGTAAAACATATCCATCTTACCATATCTCAAAGAATAAGATTGAACTTACACCTGCAATAGATGTTGATGATGTACTGCTTAAGATGAAAGGGAAGTATGCAGATTATCAAATTAATGACATCGACGGTGTTCGTATTGATATCGAAAATCGTTGGGTACACTTGCGTAAGTCGAATACTGAACCAATTATTCGAATTTACTCGGAAGCACCAACGGTTGCTGAAGCTGATGCTTTTGCAGGTCAGATTATTAGCGATATACGTAGTGTTTGCAATCTGTAG
- a CDS encoding pseudouridine synthase produces the protein MENEFYDESPEKSTRGSFDNNSGESFNERQSEKPKRTISDPNRGVFERKVDFSNSRERSFDRERSFNRDDRGERGGFNRERSFNRDDRGERGGFNRERSFNRDDRGGERGGFNRERSFNRDDRGGERGGFNRERSFNRDDRGGERGGFNRERSFNRDDRGGERGGFNRERSFNRDDRGGERGGFNRERSFNRDDRGGFYSPFEKKKSYGGGFNDRNDNSNRTLRPRKNRGEEFDRPKIGAGLGPKYIEEPIDPEAEIRLNKYIANSGVCSRREADNHILAGEITVNGEVVTTLGTKIKMGDEVQFNGTIIKGEKKVYLILNKPKGYVTSVDDPHAEKTVMELIKGACNERVYPVGRLDKSTTGVLLLTNDGELTKTLTHPTYNKKKIYHVFLDKRISEEDMERIATGVDLDDGVAYADAISYVDGSDKSQVGVEIHSGKNRIIRRLFDTIGYKVIKLDRVYFAGLTKKGLPRGRWRFLTQREVGMLKMGSYE, from the coding sequence ATGGAAAATGAATTTTACGACGAAAGTCCCGAGAAGTCTACGCGAGGAAGCTTCGACAACAATTCGGGCGAGTCTTTCAATGAAAGGCAAAGTGAAAAACCTAAAAGAACCATTTCCGATCCTAACAGAGGGGTATTTGAAAGGAAAGTAGATTTTAGTAACAGCAGAGAAAGAAGTTTTGACCGCGAGCGCAGCTTCAACCGCGACGACCGTGGAGAGCGTGGAGGGTTTAACCGCGAGCGCAGCTTCAACCGTGACGACCGTGGAGAGCGTGGAGGGTTTAACCGCGAGCGCAGCTTTAACCGTGACGACCGCGGCGGAGAGCGTGGAGGATTCAACCGCGAGCGCAGCTTCAACCGTGACGACCGCGGCGGAGAGCGTGGAGGATTCAACCGCGAGCGCAGCTTCAACCGTGACGACCGCGGCGGAGAGCGTGGAGGATTCAACCGCGAGCGCAGCTTCAACCGTGACGACCGCGGCGGAGAGCGTGGAGGATTCAACCGCGAGCGCAGCTTCAACCGTGACGACCGCGGCGGAGAGCGTGGAGGATTCAACCGCGAGCGCAGCTTCAACCGCGATGATCGTGGAGGATTTTACTCTCCATTTGAAAAGAAAAAAAGTTACGGAGGAGGCTTCAACGACCGCAATGATAACAGCAACCGCACCCTTCGTCCACGTAAAAACCGCGGAGAAGAGTTTGATCGTCCAAAAATTGGTGCAGGACTCGGCCCTAAGTATATCGAAGAGCCAATTGATCCAGAAGCAGAAATTCGCCTAAACAAGTACATCGCCAACTCGGGCGTTTGTTCACGTCGTGAGGCTGACAACCACATTTTGGCCGGTGAAATTACTGTGAACGGAGAAGTGGTAACAACCCTTGGAACAAAGATTAAAATGGGCGACGAAGTTCAGTTTAACGGAACTATCATCAAGGGAGAAAAAAAGGTTTATCTTATCCTTAACAAGCCTAAGGGATATGTAACCTCGGTTGACGATCCACATGCTGAAAAGACAGTAATGGAACTCATCAAAGGTGCCTGCAACGAGCGTGTTTATCCGGTTGGACGTCTAGATAAGTCGACCACTGGCGTTCTTCTTCTCACCAACGATGGAGAACTTACCAAAACGCTTACCCATCCTACCTACAATAAGAAAAAAATCTATCACGTTTTCCTTGACAAAAGGATAAGCGAGGAGGATATGGAGCGTATTGCTACAGGTGTAGATCTTGATGACGGTGTAGCTTATGCTGATGCCATTAGCTATGTTGACGGCAGCGACAAGTCTCAGGTAGGCGTTGAGATTCACTCTGGTAAGAATCGAATTATCCGTCGCTTGTTCGACACCATTGGATATAAAGTAATAAAACTAGATAGAGTTTACTTTGCAGGATTAACCAAGAAAGGTCTTCCAAGAGGAAGATGGCGTTTCCTAACCCAACGTGAGGTTGGAATGCTTAAGATGGGATCTTACGAATAG
- a CDS encoding efflux RND transporter periplasmic adaptor subunit, whose protein sequence is MKKSRLLLAVALIVVGVAAYFTITSDFFANKESELVAVKEGNIDVTIVANGELVAKSFTSVKASSIFRSKSDVIGQIRIKSIVPEGKMVRAGEAIATLDREPIVNAIKAAENEASDLNAQAQRALSDTANQLRDVRYNLSTLRINMEISQINMEQSFYDPPAAQKKTKLEFEKSKIAYEQALQNCLQRKVQIENNAISLQARAESSAKKTHELRKFFGAIVVRAPRSGIVTYYTDLSGAKRQAGSIITPEDLTVALIPDASSFYSKFELAEEDLAKVKPLQEAKVRVALLEDTSFSGRIEEISGLPKIVEGKKVYTVMVKISGTSPMLRPMMTTINDLRLSTLSNVLYLPKKAIVEENGKFYVFTEDSRKQEVALGGANSELVAIVNGLKKGEQVFLNRPTKPNRFTLTQL, encoded by the coding sequence GTGAAGAAAAGTAGATTATTACTAGCCGTTGCACTAATAGTTGTTGGAGTTGCAGCCTATTTTACAATTACCTCAGATTTTTTTGCTAATAAGGAGTCGGAGTTGGTTGCAGTGAAGGAAGGTAATATTGATGTTACCATTGTGGCAAATGGCGAACTTGTTGCGAAAAGTTTTACTAGTGTAAAAGCCTCTTCTATATTTAGGTCCAAATCTGATGTTATCGGACAGATTCGGATAAAATCGATCGTTCCGGAAGGAAAAATGGTTAGGGCAGGGGAGGCTATTGCAACCCTTGACAGAGAGCCTATTGTAAATGCCATTAAGGCTGCAGAGAACGAGGCTTCTGATTTGAATGCGCAGGCACAGCGAGCACTTTCGGATACAGCTAACCAGCTTCGAGATGTGAGGTATAATCTTTCTACACTTCGCATTAATATGGAGATTAGTCAGATTAACATGGAACAGTCGTTTTATGATCCGCCTGCAGCACAAAAAAAGACGAAGCTAGAATTTGAAAAATCAAAAATAGCCTACGAGCAAGCATTGCAAAACTGCCTGCAACGGAAGGTCCAAATAGAGAATAACGCCATTTCGTTACAAGCAAGAGCAGAGAGTTCTGCAAAAAAAACGCATGAGTTGCGTAAATTTTTTGGAGCTATAGTCGTTCGTGCACCTCGGAGTGGTATTGTAACATACTATACCGATTTATCGGGAGCAAAACGCCAAGCAGGAAGTATTATAACACCTGAAGATCTAACAGTTGCTTTGATCCCCGATGCTTCTTCATTCTATTCGAAATTTGAACTCGCAGAGGAAGATCTTGCAAAGGTGAAGCCCCTGCAGGAGGCAAAGGTTCGGGTTGCATTGCTGGAGGATACCTCTTTTAGTGGTCGTATAGAGGAGATTTCGGGCCTACCTAAAATTGTAGAGGGGAAAAAGGTTTATACCGTAATGGTTAAAATTAGCGGCACATCGCCGATGCTGAGACCTATGATGACTACTATTAACGATCTTCGTTTAAGCACGCTAAGCAATGTTCTTTATCTCCCTAAAAAAGCGATTGTGGAGGAAAATGGTAAATTTTATGTTTTCACTGAAGATAGCAGGAAACAGGAGGTTGCTCTTGGAGGTGCTAATAGCGAGTTGGTGGCTATCGTAAATGGATTGAAAAAAGGGGAGCAGGTATTCCTAAATCGACCTACGAAGCCTAACCGCTTTACCCTAACCCAACTATAG
- a CDS encoding TolC family protein codes for MRRAILIIAIAVLCFLTSYGQKKSESTHEFDLESYINAALERSNDVKNAKNSYLFAYWDYRSFKASFLPSLNLSSTIPSFSNSISEVLQGDGTTKYITKNRFVNSLALSINQKVGLTGGAFSIESALTRSDDIEPQRQITYNSLPISVTYQQNLFGVNWLKWQKKIDPLRYEEARRSYLYQRETVIISSIERFFDLAIAQQNLKVARVNLSNADTLYKIAKGRFRLGSISESDVMQMELSKLNAEIALSERLVDLESAQNRFRSYLGVSEKGEIKLNVPSKVPEMILSYDKVLEQARKNNPDIVRFNRQVLEAERWLEQNKRETGLTANFRAKVGFNQNSEDIFDAYRGIIPSQTASITLSMPIIDWGQRRGKIKNAQSNLDLVKGKVDQSQIEFDQNIYVKVMNFNQMGQKFRIAAKSDTIAQIRYKVSMDRFIAGKISVLDLNVALSEKDAANRNFISTLRAFWWYYYDLRRVTLYDFEKGKELEADFESLIR; via the coding sequence ATGAGGAGAGCAATTCTGATAATAGCCATTGCTGTGCTTTGTTTTCTGACATCGTATGGACAGAAAAAAAGTGAAAGCACGCATGAATTCGACTTGGAGAGCTATATTAATGCTGCACTAGAGCGGTCTAACGATGTGAAGAACGCCAAGAACAGCTACCTATTTGCTTATTGGGATTATCGCAGTTTCAAGGCAAGTTTTCTTCCTTCTTTAAATCTAAGCTCTACCATACCTTCCTTTAGTAACTCTATTTCTGAAGTCCTTCAGGGGGATGGAACAACCAAGTACATTACAAAGAATAGATTTGTAAATAGTTTGGCGCTATCGATAAACCAAAAGGTTGGACTTACCGGAGGTGCTTTCTCCATTGAATCTGCGTTAACTCGTAGCGATGACATTGAGCCGCAACGGCAAATTACATACAATTCGTTACCCATAAGCGTTACATATCAGCAAAACCTTTTTGGGGTAAACTGGTTGAAGTGGCAAAAAAAAATAGATCCTCTGCGTTATGAAGAAGCAAGGCGCAGCTACTTATACCAACGTGAAACGGTAATCATATCTTCTATTGAGCGCTTTTTTGATTTAGCAATTGCACAGCAAAACCTTAAGGTTGCCCGTGTCAATCTTAGTAATGCTGATACCCTTTACAAGATAGCCAAGGGACGCTTTCGTTTGGGGTCTATATCCGAGAGCGATGTGATGCAGATGGAACTCTCTAAGCTCAATGCTGAGATTGCATTAAGCGAGAGGTTGGTTGATTTAGAAAGCGCTCAGAACAGATTTCGATCGTACTTAGGGGTTAGCGAGAAGGGTGAAATAAAATTAAACGTTCCGTCTAAGGTTCCCGAAATGATTCTATCGTACGATAAGGTACTTGAGCAAGCCAGAAAGAATAATCCAGATATCGTGCGATTTAATAGGCAGGTGCTGGAAGCAGAGCGTTGGCTCGAGCAAAATAAGCGAGAAACAGGCTTAACGGCAAACTTTAGGGCAAAAGTGGGATTTAACCAAAACTCGGAAGATATTTTTGATGCTTATCGGGGAATTATACCATCCCAAACAGCATCTATTACCCTATCAATGCCTATAATTGACTGGGGCCAGCGTCGAGGAAAGATTAAAAATGCGCAGAGCAACCTCGACCTCGTAAAGGGTAAGGTAGATCAGTCGCAGATAGAGTTCGACCAAAATATATATGTAAAGGTGATGAACTTTAACCAAATGGGACAAAAGTTTCGGATTGCCGCTAAGTCGGATACGATTGCACAGATCCGTTACAAGGTTTCGATGGATCGCTTCATTGCCGGGAAAATTTCGGTACTAGATTTAAACGTTGCCCTTTCGGAGAAGGATGCTGCCAACAGAAATTTCATATCAACGTTGCGGGCGTTTTGGTGGTACTACTACGACTTACGGCGTGTAACGCTTTACGATTTCGAAAAGGGGAAAGAATTAGAGGCCGACTTCGAAAGCTTAATACGTTAA